The proteins below come from a single Candidatus Eisenbacteria bacterium genomic window:
- the ctaD gene encoding cytochrome c oxidase subunit I: MSEPEGRRHYLNVDYGVRSWLLTTDHKRIAILYLCSITVMFILGGLFAVGIRLELLTPQGDFVQADTYNKLFTMHGVVMVFFFLIPSIPAVLGNFLIPMMIGARDLAFPRLNLLSWYLYVVGALFTLFAMITGGVDTGWTFYTPYSTASSATNVIPTAIGIFITGFSSILTGLNFIATIHTMRAPGLTWFRLPLFVWAHYATSLIMVLGTPVIAITVALVGLERGLHIGIFDPALGGDPILFQHLFWFYSHPAVYIMILPGMGVISEVVTCFARRRIYGYGFIAASSLMIALLGFLVWGHHMFVSGQSQYAAFVFSFLSFFVAIPSAIKVFNWTATLYRGSIAWESPMLYALGFMGLFTIGGLTGLFLAALGLDVHVHDTYFVVAHFHYIMVGGTIMAYLGGVHFWWPKITGRMYPEALAKVSGLVIFLGFNLTFFPQFILGYLGMPRRYHSYPDEFQVLNVFSTAGASILGIGYLLPLCYFLWSLRYGARAPANPWNAAGLEWQTPSPPPTENFETTPVVTADAYDYGPDGARVTAPEAAVA, translated from the coding sequence ATGAGCGAGCCCGAGGGACGCAGACACTACCTCAACGTCGACTACGGGGTGCGCTCGTGGCTGCTCACGACCGACCACAAGCGCATCGCGATCCTCTACCTGTGCTCGATCACCGTCATGTTCATCCTGGGTGGGCTGTTCGCGGTCGGCATTCGCCTGGAGCTGCTGACGCCCCAGGGCGACTTCGTCCAGGCCGACACCTACAACAAGCTCTTCACCATGCACGGGGTCGTGATGGTGTTCTTCTTCCTCATCCCGTCGATCCCCGCGGTGCTCGGGAACTTCCTGATCCCCATGATGATCGGTGCGCGCGACCTGGCGTTCCCGCGCCTGAACCTCCTCTCCTGGTACCTCTACGTCGTGGGCGCCCTGTTCACGCTGTTCGCGATGATCACGGGCGGCGTCGACACGGGCTGGACGTTCTATACGCCGTACTCGACCGCGTCGTCGGCGACCAACGTCATTCCGACCGCGATCGGCATCTTCATCACGGGCTTCTCGTCGATCCTCACGGGTCTCAACTTCATCGCGACGATCCACACCATGCGCGCGCCGGGGCTCACGTGGTTCCGCCTGCCGCTGTTCGTGTGGGCGCACTACGCGACGAGCCTCATCATGGTGCTCGGCACCCCCGTGATCGCGATCACCGTCGCGCTGGTCGGCCTCGAGCGCGGGCTCCACATCGGCATCTTCGATCCAGCCCTCGGCGGCGACCCGATCCTCTTCCAGCACCTCTTCTGGTTCTACTCGCACCCGGCCGTCTACATCATGATCCTGCCCGGCATGGGCGTGATCTCGGAAGTGGTCACGTGCTTCGCGCGCCGCCGCATCTACGGCTACGGCTTCATCGCCGCGTCGAGCCTCATGATCGCGCTGCTCGGCTTCCTCGTGTGGGGACACCACATGTTCGTGTCCGGGCAATCGCAGTACGCGGCTTTCGTGTTCTCGTTCCTGTCGTTCTTCGTCGCGATCCCGTCCGCGATCAAGGTCTTCAACTGGACGGCGACGCTCTACCGCGGCTCGATCGCGTGGGAGTCGCCGATGCTCTACGCGCTCGGCTTCATGGGGTTGTTCACGATCGGCGGCCTCACCGGCCTCTTCCTCGCCGCGCTCGGCCTCGACGTCCACGTGCACGACACGTACTTCGTGGTCGCGCACTTCCACTACATCATGGTGGGCGGGACGATCATGGCGTATCTCGGCGGCGTCCACTTCTGGTGGCCGAAGATCACCGGCCGCATGTATCCCGAGGCGCTCGCCAAGGTATCGGGCCTCGTGATCTTCCTCGGCTTCAACCTCACGTTCTTCCCGCAGTTCATCCTCGGCTACCTCGGCATGCCGCGGCGCTATCACTCGTATCCCGACGAGTTCCAGGTGCTGAACGTGTTCTCGACCGCCGGCGCGTCGATCCTGGGCATCGGCTATCTGCTCCCGCTCTGCTACTTCCTGTGGTCGCTCCGCTACGGCGCCAGAGCGCCGGCGAACCCGTGGAACGCGGCCGGGCTCGAGTGGCAGACGCCCTCGCCGCCGCCGACCGAGAACTTCGAGACGACGCCGGTCGTCACGGCCGACGCGTACGACTACGGCCCAGACGGGGCGCGCGTGACTGCGCCGGAGGCCGCCGTTGCATAG
- a CDS encoding protein-disulfide reductase DsbD domain-containing protein produces MPRTLLALLGLALASARALSAPVVAPHVQVELVADRASIQPGHAAAVGLRFALEPGWHVYWRNPGDSGEAPSVEWTLPPGFSAGPIEWPTPERIPVGPLTNFGYEGVALLPVTLRVPADLPSFGTVDIRAKATWLVCDRDECIPGSAPLSLRLPVAGGAPGPTDATPLFDATRARLPAAVPPGWQLSADASPEAITLVARGVTGALDPRPLFFPFAREAIEHAEPQEVTLSPDGFRLDLTPWSGARSPLAAVAGVLTVGGHAYAIDVAVGTAGLALMPLVLAFAGGLLLNLMPCVFPVLALKALGLVGLAGEAQRDVRVHGIVYALGVLVSFWALAGVLLAVRAGGAQLGWGFQLQSPVVVALLATLFFWMALTLLDVSPVGASLMGLGNRLAAGGGYRASFFTGVLATVVATPCTAPFMGTALGYALVQPPAVALGVFTSLGLGLALPYVAITLVPAIGARLPRPGAWMETLKHVLAFPLLATVVWLVWVVSLQAGPAGVLAVLTAILLVALAMWITGRRPRGRSRLVAGTAVAGALGVLATIVPTAMVPSAGGALAWEPYSAERVGEHLRAGRPVFVDFTAAWCVTCQVNERLALATPAVTAKMKAMGVVPMRADWTRPDPDIARALQRFGRDGVPLYVLYTGREKDPPRILPQILTTETVLTELDQLERRSPT; encoded by the coding sequence ATGCCTCGAACCCTCCTCGCGCTGCTCGGCCTCGCGCTGGCGTCGGCACGGGCGCTGTCCGCGCCCGTCGTCGCGCCGCACGTGCAGGTCGAGCTGGTAGCGGACCGCGCCTCGATCCAGCCCGGCCACGCCGCCGCCGTCGGCCTCCGGTTCGCGCTCGAGCCCGGCTGGCACGTGTACTGGCGCAATCCGGGTGACTCGGGGGAAGCGCCGAGTGTCGAGTGGACGCTCCCTCCCGGCTTCAGCGCGGGCCCGATCGAGTGGCCGACACCCGAGCGCATTCCGGTGGGACCGCTCACGAACTTCGGCTACGAGGGCGTAGCGTTGCTGCCGGTGACGCTGCGCGTTCCGGCCGATCTCCCGAGCTTCGGCACGGTCGACATCCGCGCCAAGGCGACGTGGCTCGTGTGCGACCGTGACGAGTGCATCCCGGGCTCGGCCCCGCTCTCGCTCCGACTCCCCGTCGCCGGCGGGGCGCCGGGGCCGACCGACGCGACGCCGCTGTTCGACGCGACGCGCGCGCGGCTTCCGGCGGCGGTTCCCCCAGGCTGGCAGCTCTCCGCGGACGCGAGCCCGGAGGCGATCACGCTGGTCGCGCGAGGCGTCACCGGCGCCCTCGACCCGCGGCCGCTCTTCTTCCCGTTCGCGCGCGAAGCGATCGAGCACGCCGAGCCGCAGGAGGTGACGCTCTCGCCGGACGGCTTCCGCCTCGATCTGACGCCGTGGAGCGGCGCGCGCTCGCCGCTTGCGGCCGTTGCGGGCGTGCTCACGGTCGGCGGGCATGCGTACGCGATCGACGTCGCCGTCGGCACCGCGGGTCTCGCGCTCATGCCGCTCGTGCTCGCGTTCGCGGGCGGGCTGCTCCTGAACCTCATGCCCTGCGTGTTCCCGGTGCTGGCCCTGAAGGCGCTCGGTCTCGTCGGGCTCGCCGGCGAGGCGCAACGGGACGTGCGTGTGCACGGGATCGTCTACGCGCTCGGGGTGCTGGTGTCGTTCTGGGCGCTGGCGGGCGTGCTGCTCGCGGTGCGCGCGGGCGGTGCGCAGCTCGGCTGGGGCTTCCAGCTCCAGAGCCCGGTCGTGGTGGCGTTGCTCGCGACGCTGTTCTTCTGGATGGCACTGACGCTCCTCGACGTCTCGCCCGTCGGTGCCTCGCTCATGGGGCTCGGGAACCGGCTCGCCGCCGGCGGCGGGTACCGGGCGTCGTTCTTCACGGGCGTGCTCGCGACCGTCGTCGCGACCCCGTGCACCGCGCCGTTCATGGGCACCGCGCTCGGCTATGCGCTGGTGCAGCCGCCGGCCGTCGCGCTCGGCGTGTTCACGAGCCTCGGCCTCGGGCTCGCGCTGCCGTACGTCGCCATCACGCTCGTGCCGGCGATCGGCGCGCGGCTGCCGCGGCCGGGCGCGTGGATGGAGACGTTGAAGCACGTGCTGGCGTTTCCACTCCTGGCGACCGTCGTGTGGCTCGTCTGGGTCGTGAGCCTGCAGGCGGGACCCGCCGGCGTGCTCGCGGTGCTGACGGCGATCCTCCTGGTCGCGCTCGCGATGTGGATCACGGGGCGCCGGCCGCGCGGCCGATCGCGGCTTGTCGCGGGAACCGCCGTCGCCGGCGCGCTCGGCGTCCTCGCGACGATCGTGCCCACGGCGATGGTTCCCAGCGCCGGCGGCGCGCTCGCCTGGGAGCCGTACTCGGCGGAGCGCGTCGGCGAGCACCTGCGCGCCGGCCGGCCCGTGTTCGTCGACTTCACGGCGGCCTGGTGCGTCACGTGCCAGGTGAACGAGCGGCTCGCGCTCGCGACGCCCGCCGTCACGGCCAAGATGAAGGCCATGGGCGTCGTGCCCATGCGCGCCGACTGGACGCGGCCCGACCCCGACATCGCGCGGGCGCTGCAGCGCTTCGGGCGCGACGGCGTCCCGCTCTACGTCCTGTACACGGGGCGCGAGAAGGACCCGCCCCGCATCCTCCCGCAGATCCTCACCACCGAGACGGTTCTGACCGAGCTCGATCAACTCGAGAGAAGGAGCCCCACATGA
- a CDS encoding cytochrome c codes for MTGRRIALAVGLLALGACRRDMQDQPKYKPLRPSPFFADGRTSRPVVAGTIPRGALDLDRGRATGKAGDTYVANPLPRTEAVFLRGRERYDIYCSPCHDRVGNGAGMIVERGFKAPPTFHQDRLRDVADGYFVETMTQGFGVMPSYAQQIPVDDRWAIAEWIRVLQRSQHATLADVPAAARPQLDAPPAEAHP; via the coding sequence ATGACCGGACGCCGGATCGCGCTCGCCGTGGGCCTGCTCGCGCTCGGCGCCTGCCGGCGCGACATGCAGGACCAGCCGAAGTACAAGCCGCTGCGGCCGAGCCCGTTCTTCGCCGACGGGCGCACCTCGCGGCCGGTCGTCGCCGGAACGATCCCCCGGGGCGCGCTCGATCTCGACCGCGGCCGCGCGACCGGCAAGGCCGGCGATACCTACGTCGCGAATCCCCTCCCGCGGACCGAGGCCGTGTTCCTTCGCGGACGCGAGCGCTACGACATCTACTGCTCGCCCTGCCACGACCGGGTCGGCAACGGCGCCGGCATGATCGTCGAGCGCGGCTTCAAGGCGCCGCCGACCTTCCACCAGGATCGCCTGCGCGATGTCGCCGACGGCTACTTCGTCGAGACCATGACGCAGGGGTTCGGCGTGATGCCGAGCTACGCGCAGCAGATCCCGGTGGACGATCGCTGGGCGATCGCCGAATGGATCCGCGTGCTGCAGCGCAGCCAGCACGCGACGCTCGCCGACGTTCCGGCGGCGGCGCGGCCACAGCTCGACGCGCCGCCGGCGGAGGCACACCCGTGA
- a CDS encoding cytochrome c oxidase subunit 3 family protein: MHSLSDAQPLAHQFDDTGQQRRAVAFGMWAFLVNEIMFFGGLFVTYTVYRVLYPHAFHDGSHHLDITLGTINTAVLIASSLTMALGVWSAEHGKRRPLMAWLLMTLLLGGVFVGIKAVEYHGKWVDHLVPGPGFVWHGEGAQHVQIFYSLYFAMTGFHALHMLVGFGLLTWLIIDARRGRFGPAYYAPVEVVGLYWHFVDIVWIFLFPLLYLIGRH; the protein is encoded by the coding sequence TTGCATAGCCTGTCGGACGCGCAGCCGCTCGCCCATCAGTTCGACGACACCGGCCAGCAGCGTCGCGCCGTGGCGTTCGGCATGTGGGCGTTCCTCGTGAACGAGATCATGTTCTTCGGCGGCCTGTTCGTGACGTACACGGTGTATCGCGTGCTCTACCCGCACGCCTTCCACGACGGCTCGCACCACCTGGACATCACGCTCGGCACGATCAACACCGCGGTGCTGATCGCGAGCTCGCTCACCATGGCGCTCGGCGTCTGGTCGGCCGAGCATGGCAAGCGCCGGCCGCTCATGGCGTGGCTCCTGATGACGCTCCTCCTGGGCGGCGTCTTCGTCGGCATCAAGGCGGTCGAGTACCACGGCAAGTGGGTCGACCACCTGGTCCCGGGCCCCGGGTTCGTCTGGCACGGCGAGGGCGCGCAGCACGTGCAGATCTTCTACTCGCTCTACTTCGCGATGACCGGCTTCCACGCGCTCCACATGCTGGTCGGCTTCGGCCTGCTCACCTGGCTCATCATCGACGCGCGGCGCGGCCGCTTCGGCCCGGCCTACTACGCGCCCGTCGAGGTGGTCGGGCTCTACTGGCACTTCGTCGACATCGTGTGGATCTTCCTCTTCCCGCTCCTCTACCTCATCGGGAGACATTGA
- a CDS encoding SCO family protein: MKLLVGLALLLVAPWAAHAGEERPAALRDVAFAQRLGDRVPVDAPLRDETGRAVTLREYLGKPLLLVPAYYTCPMLCTLVQNGVVSALRALPFDIGKEFTVVTFSFDPTDGPEAAAKKKEAYLAEYRRPGAEAGWHFLTGGEASIKALTDAIGFRATYDEAHHQYAHASGIVLLTPEGRITRYFFGVEYAPRDLRLAMVEASANKIGTVVDQLLLFCFHYDPATGRYSRLALDAVRAGGVVTIVALGAAIGWWLRRERLRGAAA; this comes from the coding sequence GTGAAGCTCCTCGTCGGCCTGGCGCTCCTGCTCGTCGCCCCCTGGGCCGCCCACGCCGGCGAGGAGCGGCCGGCGGCCCTGCGCGACGTCGCGTTCGCGCAGCGGCTCGGCGACCGCGTGCCGGTCGATGCGCCGCTGCGCGACGAGACGGGACGCGCGGTCACGCTGCGCGAGTACCTCGGGAAGCCGCTGCTGCTCGTCCCCGCCTACTACACGTGCCCGATGCTGTGCACGCTCGTGCAGAACGGCGTCGTGAGCGCGCTCCGCGCCCTCCCGTTCGACATCGGGAAGGAGTTCACCGTCGTCACGTTCAGCTTCGACCCGACCGACGGACCGGAAGCGGCGGCGAAGAAGAAGGAGGCGTACCTCGCGGAGTACCGGCGTCCCGGCGCCGAGGCGGGCTGGCACTTCCTCACCGGCGGCGAGGCATCGATCAAGGCCCTGACCGACGCGATCGGATTCCGAGCCACCTACGACGAGGCGCACCACCAGTACGCGCACGCGAGCGGCATCGTGCTGCTCACGCCCGAGGGACGCATCACGCGCTACTTCTTCGGCGTCGAGTACGCGCCGCGCGACCTGCGGCTCGCGATGGTCGAGGCGTCGGCCAACAAGATCGGCACGGTCGTCGACCAGCTCCTGCTCTTCTGCTTCCACTACGACCCGGCGACGGGTCGCTACAGCCGGCTCGCGCTCGACGCCGTGCGAGCGGGCGGCGTCGTGACGATCGTCGCGCTCGGCGCCGCGATCGGCTGGTGGCTGCGGCGCGAACGCCTGCGAGGCGCGGCGGCATGA
- the coxB gene encoding cytochrome c oxidase subunit II encodes MIGFRLFPEQASTIAPQVDALLFFLIGLSLFFSLLIAGLIVVFMIRYRRRPGGDHVPDIHGSLALEGLWTAIPFVLAMIVFFWGASIFATMQRPPDDALEVHVVGKQWMWKLQHMEGRREINELHVPVGRAVKLLMTSEDVIHSFYVPEFRVKQDAVPGRYSRVWFEATKPGTYHLFCAEYCGTLHSGMIGRIVAMEPAAFEAWLGGRQAGANVPIEVAGEGIFRAQGCGTCHRADGSGQGPALQGVFGKTVMLASGQTLTADEGYLRESILDPNAQIVAGYKSVMPTFQGLLSEEDVMRLIAYVKSLKAGEGGS; translated from the coding sequence ATGATCGGCTTCCGCCTCTTCCCCGAGCAGGCGTCGACCATCGCGCCGCAGGTCGACGCCCTCCTCTTCTTCCTGATCGGGCTCTCGCTCTTCTTCTCGCTCCTCATCGCGGGGCTGATCGTCGTCTTCATGATCCGCTATCGGCGCCGCCCCGGCGGCGACCACGTGCCGGACATCCACGGCTCGCTCGCGCTCGAGGGGTTGTGGACGGCGATCCCGTTCGTGCTCGCGATGATCGTCTTCTTCTGGGGGGCGTCGATCTTCGCGACGATGCAGCGGCCGCCCGACGACGCGCTCGAGGTGCACGTCGTCGGCAAGCAGTGGATGTGGAAGCTGCAGCACATGGAGGGCCGGCGCGAGATCAACGAGCTGCACGTGCCCGTGGGGCGGGCGGTGAAGCTCCTCATGACCTCGGAGGACGTCATCCACAGCTTCTACGTGCCCGAGTTCCGGGTGAAGCAGGACGCGGTCCCGGGCCGGTACTCGCGCGTCTGGTTCGAGGCGACGAAGCCCGGCACGTACCATCTCTTCTGCGCCGAGTACTGCGGCACGCTGCACTCGGGCATGATCGGGCGGATCGTCGCGATGGAGCCGGCCGCGTTCGAGGCCTGGCTCGGCGGGCGACAGGCCGGGGCGAACGTGCCGATCGAGGTCGCCGGCGAAGGCATCTTCCGCGCCCAGGGGTGCGGCACCTGTCACCGCGCCGACGGCAGCGGCCAGGGGCCGGCGCTCCAGGGCGTGTTCGGAAAGACCGTGATGCTCGCCTCGGGCCAGACGCTGACGGCCGACGAGGGCTACCTGCGCGAATCGATCCTCGACCCGAACGCGCAGATCGTCGCCGGCTACAAGTCGGTCATGCCGACCTTCCAGGGGCTCCTCTCCGAGGAGGACGTCATGCGGCTCATCGCGTACGTGAAATCGCTCAAGGCGGGCGAGGGTGGATCATGA
- a CDS encoding cytochrome C oxidase subunit IV family protein: MSDSAHPGPTLGVYFAVFTALVVLTGITVAVAFVDLGALNNVVMLGIAVTKATLVVLFFMHVFYGPRLVWALAAGGFAWLVILIGFTLSDFLTRVAVG, from the coding sequence ATGAGCGACTCCGCCCACCCCGGCCCGACCCTCGGCGTCTACTTCGCCGTGTTCACCGCCCTGGTCGTCTTGACGGGCATCACCGTCGCGGTCGCCTTCGTCGACCTGGGGGCGCTCAACAACGTCGTCATGCTCGGGATCGCCGTGACCAAGGCGACGCTCGTCGTGCTGTTCTTCATGCACGTCTTCTACGGGCCGCGCCTGGTGTGGGCGCTCGCAGCGGGCGGCTTCGCGTGGCTCGTGATCCTGATCGGCTTCACCTTGTCCGACTTCCTGACGCGCGTCGCGGTGGGCTGA
- a CDS encoding thioredoxin family protein: protein MKSASKTILAAAVLAASTIAGAPRTIAATEVARVGEPAPDFAVVDTKGATRHLSDFKGKVVVLEWHNQGCPFVKKHYGSGNMQRLQKEITAQGGVWLTVISSAPGKQGFVTPAEEDAYLAAENAVPTAVLLDGDGKVGRLYGAKTTPHMYLVDAKGVLVYAGAIDDRPSADASDVDGAKNYVLAAYQETTAGKPVTVATTAPYGCSVKYGD from the coding sequence ATGAAGAGCGCATCGAAGACCATCCTCGCCGCCGCGGTCCTGGCCGCTTCGACCATCGCCGGCGCGCCGCGCACCATCGCCGCGACCGAGGTCGCGCGCGTCGGCGAGCCGGCGCCCGACTTCGCCGTCGTCGACACCAAGGGCGCGACCCGCCACCTGTCCGACTTCAAGGGCAAGGTCGTCGTGCTCGAATGGCACAACCAGGGCTGCCCGTTCGTGAAGAAGCACTACGGCAGCGGCAACATGCAGCGCCTGCAGAAGGAGATCACCGCGCAGGGCGGCGTGTGGCTGACCGTCATCTCGTCGGCGCCGGGCAAGCAGGGATTCGTCACGCCCGCCGAGGAGGACGCCTACCTCGCCGCCGAGAACGCCGTGCCCACGGCGGTCCTGCTCGACGGCGACGGCAAGGTCGGCCGCCTCTACGGCGCGAAGACGACGCCCCACATGTACCTGGTCGATGCGAAGGGCGTCCTCGTCTACGCGGGCGCCATCGACGATCGCCCGAGCGCCGACGCCTCCGACGTCGACGGCGCGAAGAACTACGTGCTCGCCGCCTACCAGGAAACGACCGCCGGCAAACCCGTCACGGTCGCCACGACGGCGCCGTACGGCTGCTCGGTAAAGTACGGCGATTGA